One segment of Manihot esculenta cultivar AM560-2 chromosome 4, M.esculenta_v8, whole genome shotgun sequence DNA contains the following:
- the LOC110613370 gene encoding phosphatidylcholine:diacylglycerol cholinephosphotransferase 1, whose product MNSSSSAATTTTTAAPTPLYNRKNIKVTPIDGVDMVKKIGNSNGVPHGVYGFDPSFMKWTLRDVVNVAKRHWLPCFLGLGLLFFMGVEYTLRMVPASSPPFDLGFVATRRLHLLLSSWPELNTLLAALNTVFVGMQTAYIMWTWLIEGRPRATISALFMFTCRGILGYSTQLPVPEGFLGSGVDFPVGNVSFFLFFSGHVAGSVIASLDMRRMGRWELAWTFDVLNVLQAVRLLGTRGHYTIDLAAGVGAGFLFDSLAGKYEEGKRKEAIGYYS is encoded by the exons ATGAATTCCTCCTCCTCCGCCgctaccaccaccaccactgcTGCACCTACCCCCCTTTACAATCGCAAAAATATCAAGGTCACCCCCATTGACGGCGTTGACATGGTCAAGAAGATTGGTAACAGTAATGGCGTTCCCCATGGCGTTTATGGGTTTGACCCTTCCTTTATGAAATGGACGCTGCGCGATGTGGTCAATGTAGCTAAACGTCATTGGTTACCATGCTTTTTAGGACTTGGGTTGCTGTTTTTTATGGGCGTGGAATACACGCTCCGCATGGTTCCAGCTTCATCTCCGCCATTTGATTTGGGGTTTGTTGCCACGCGCCGCTTACACCTGTTGCTTTCCTCGTGGCCGGAGCTCAACACTTTGCTGGCTGCTCTTAATACG GTGTTTGTGGGTATGCAAACAGCATATATAATGTGGACATGGCTAATAGAAGGCAGGCCAAGAGCTACAATCTCTGCTCTATTTATGTTCACTTGCAGAGGGATTCTTGGCTACTCCACTCAGCTTCCAGTTCCTGAG GGATTTCTAGGCTCAGGAGTGGATTTCCCAGTAGGAAATGTGTCTTTCTTCCTGTTTTTCTCAGGCCATGTTGCTGGTTCTGTGATAGCATCGCTGGATATGAGAAGAATGGGTAGGTGGGAATTGGCATGGACATTTGACGTGCTTAATGTTCTACAAGCGGTGAGGCTGCTTGGCACTAGGGGTCACTACACCATTGATTTAGCAGCTGGTGTGGGTGCTGGTTTTCTGTTTGATTCACTTGCTGGGAAATATGAAGAGGGCAAGAGAAAGGAGGCCATTGGTTACTACAGCTAA